One window from the genome of Gimesia aquarii encodes:
- a CDS encoding ABC transporter ATP-binding protein, producing MNDSHAPLIVRELTKAFSIATESLPILAGVNFALKEGEALAITGPSGSGKSTLLYILGVLDTPTSGEVIQFDQNPFELNASQQAEFRNLNIGFIFQDHHLMPQFSVLENVLIPTMVHQGTTNEAEDRAKHLLERVGLHDRMHHRPAQISGGERQRVAVCRALINNPRLLLADEPTGNLDRKNAESIGNLLLEINQEQSTILICVTHSRELATLFPKHLELRDGLLVSKTI from the coding sequence ATGAATGACTCCCACGCGCCATTAATTGTTCGCGAGTTAACTAAGGCATTTTCAATCGCCACGGAATCATTACCGATTCTCGCTGGAGTGAACTTTGCTCTCAAGGAAGGCGAAGCGTTGGCGATCACTGGGCCATCCGGTTCAGGGAAAAGCACATTGCTCTATATTCTGGGAGTTCTCGATACACCCACTTCAGGAGAAGTCATTCAATTCGATCAAAACCCATTTGAACTTAATGCCAGTCAGCAGGCTGAATTTCGTAATCTGAATATCGGATTCATCTTTCAGGATCATCACTTGATGCCTCAGTTTTCGGTTCTGGAAAATGTTTTGATCCCGACGATGGTTCACCAGGGAACGACCAATGAAGCAGAAGATCGTGCCAAACATCTGCTGGAACGAGTGGGCCTGCACGATCGCATGCATCATCGACCCGCACAAATCTCAGGAGGCGAACGACAACGTGTTGCCGTCTGCAGGGCACTGATTAACAATCCACGCTTGTTATTAGCAGATGAACCAACGGGAAATCTCGACCGCAAAAATGCAGAGTCCATTGGCAATTTACTGCTCGAAATTAATCAGGAGCAAAGTACGATCTTAATTTGCGTGACTCATAGTCGCGAACTGGCAACATTGTTTCCCAAACATCTGGAATTACGTGACGGTTTGCTGGTTTCGAAAACCATCTGA
- a CDS encoding acyl-CoA thioesterase, whose protein sequence is MSCTFKTTRRVEFHETDMAGIVHFSNFYKYMEQAEHEYFRSLGLTIVDTQQDGSVMGWPRVSAKCSFESPVYYGDQLEIRLFVERLGVKSLTIGYEFWRDQTKVAKGRMKTVCCHFTRGNPMQSIEIPEWIQKKIEESQDHSE, encoded by the coding sequence ATGTCCTGTACCTTTAAAACAACTCGTCGTGTTGAATTTCACGAAACGGACATGGCGGGGATTGTCCATTTTTCCAACTTCTATAAGTATATGGAACAGGCCGAGCACGAATATTTTCGCTCTCTGGGCTTGACGATTGTCGATACTCAGCAGGATGGCTCTGTCATGGGCTGGCCTCGTGTCTCAGCAAAATGTTCGTTTGAGTCACCCGTTTATTATGGCGATCAACTTGAAATTCGTTTGTTTGTGGAACGTCTCGGTGTAAAATCACTGACGATCGGATACGAATTCTGGCGAGATCAAACCAAGGTTGCCAAAGGGCGAATGAAAACGGTCTGTTGTCATTTCACGCGTGGTAACCCCATGCAGTCGATTGAAATTCCGGAGTGGATTCAAAAGAAAATTGAAGAATCCCAGGATCACTCTGAATAG